In Pseudoalteromonas sp. MM1, a single window of DNA contains:
- a CDS encoding AraC family transcriptional regulator, translating to MSKHQIKQLIQNNLSFNEVNSDENYALGLIETGIKGVQLFKVTHAMRCAPAVYEPCIVAIVSGAKEAILDGKHFIYDENSYMCCPMSMPVEAGTPTASPDNPLLGVIVSLDTKVMTELSITMAAEGVKKYASASKEQGLTLAAWDDSFTDSLLRLLQLVNNPVDIAILGEGRLRELYYAILNGQAGSSVRQAFGVGNDIARSIDYLASRLDETITIDDMAAKIGVSRAVLHRKFKDATSMSPIQFVKSMRLNTAAMKIATGMNVSSAAMSVGYVSSSQFSREFKRMYGQSPKQWSQEKGHSKARVEQAINQTTNLRN from the coding sequence ATGAGCAAACACCAGATTAAACAACTTATACAAAACAACCTGTCTTTTAACGAAGTAAACAGCGATGAAAATTATGCCCTAGGGCTAATAGAAACGGGTATTAAAGGTGTTCAGCTGTTTAAAGTAACGCACGCTATGCGCTGTGCGCCTGCGGTATACGAGCCGTGTATTGTTGCCATAGTGAGTGGCGCTAAAGAAGCCATACTCGATGGTAAGCATTTTATTTACGATGAAAATAGTTATATGTGCTGCCCTATGTCTATGCCGGTAGAAGCGGGTACACCCACGGCCTCACCTGATAACCCTTTACTAGGCGTTATTGTGTCGCTAGATACCAAAGTGATGACCGAATTATCTATTACCATGGCTGCAGAAGGTGTAAAAAAATACGCATCAGCCTCTAAAGAGCAAGGGCTCACACTCGCAGCTTGGGATGACTCCTTTACAGATTCATTACTACGGTTGCTACAACTAGTAAATAACCCTGTAGATATTGCGATTTTAGGTGAAGGGCGACTGCGTGAACTATATTACGCCATATTAAACGGACAGGCAGGGAGTAGTGTGCGCCAAGCCTTTGGCGTAGGAAATGACATAGCACGTTCAATTGATTATTTGGCCTCTCGATTAGATGAAACCATAACCATAGACGATATGGCGGCAAAAATTGGCGTAAGTAGGGCGGTTTTACATCGTAAATTTAAAGATGCGACCAGTATGTCGCCTATTCAATTTGTTAAATCTATGCGCTTAAATACCGCCGCGATGAAAATTGCAACGGGTATGAACGTAAGCTCTGCGGCCATGTCGGTAGGTTATGTTAGCTCATCTCAATTTAGCAGAGAATTTAAACGTATGTATGGGCAATCGCCAAAGCAGTGGAGCCAAGAAAAAGGGCACTCAAAGGCGCGTGTTGAGCAAGCGATTAATCAAACAACTAACCTGAGGAATTAA
- a CDS encoding DUF4345 family protein, translating into MDNIVIFRVVGALLIIFGIVLAANPELISNKPVPSDIFKAVERRIWWGLFIGFGLLLQFHHQLAPWQATIAATLSSLLVGLLIARLIGIMLDGTVAKQWLNVGIELVILAPLIWWYLKVRS; encoded by the coding sequence ATGGATAATATAGTTATTTTTAGGGTTGTTGGTGCACTGCTAATTATTTTTGGCATAGTATTAGCTGCCAACCCTGAGCTGATAAGTAATAAGCCAGTCCCTAGCGATATTTTTAAGGCTGTAGAGCGTAGAATTTGGTGGGGATTATTTATTGGTTTTGGCTTATTGCTGCAATTTCATCATCAGCTCGCACCTTGGCAAGCTACCATAGCTGCAACACTGTCATCGTTACTCGTAGGGCTTTTAATCGCAAGGCTTATAGGAATTATGTTAGATGGAACGGTAGCAAAGCAGTGGCTGAATGTTGGTATTGAATTAGTGATACTGGCGCCTTTAATTTGGTGGTATTTAAAAGTACGCAGCTAG
- a CDS encoding TonB-dependent receptor encodes MSLKMDRRHQHSTSNAACNHFALSPAAKLIRASLLAGMAGSLSFNAFAQQEAQEKVTEVEQDVEIISVTGTRRTIQDQIAIKREATTVVDGLSAEDIGDLPALSIGEALESITGAASHRENGGATEITIRGLGPFLSATHINGREATNGSGDRSVNFSQFPSELVKKIAIYKTQDASMIEGGVAGVIALETVSPLDYGKQRVQGEVKLNYNPDESNVENSLQSDTGYRGTFSYVDQFEFDNGQAVGVSFGVQRQDISQPEAEYRSSSPSGSSLWACLNDPTNTNEGFYRSSAGDCEDQVSGSNNQGYQTAIDPETGKAESDGTPYAWTGSSRSYRQNETSDERDAIFLAMQYQPSSEWDINFDAQISDRTQKEARHDLIFLQKRATPGLTGPTLVTNDVGGILHWEGEERIESAGEQFSREENYQGYGINIEHTLTDRLTVSLDLAYSKTEREELQISNRGRTADRNLFSWDMGDEIPHFTLTDFDVTDISNFTDSLRTRLDRENVRENEIKSARIDFNYALEGDIFTSIEGGIRASELSFIQFGGSQGNGSRNEYTIGDDSALEILQGCQIDFPESDFLSSVSDGDLITNIDSSGNVISSGTGSSWATYDNVCFSQAVAATDADYTGEFGYPDVEYENAGTIDVTEKTTSVYLMANYDTEMFGKFIRGNVGLRIVDTDITSVGFRTNYTVDVDETTGAVTLDVGDSLERTQSGGGYTKYLPSFNLVVDYSEDILLRAGIYRGMSRADPSDLGFDRDFVTDDQSVALSLSDLLTVDGSGNPDTQPLMSWNYDLAFEWYPNEDSILALSLYYKQFQGGFQQQTVIEDYVVGGETVSLPVTNSVTTDDDSEILGLEASFSYRWDNGIGVKFGYNFADTDFEFEDSLYGDTYVTDLDGNTTQLTAGIIEPGSVPGFSEHVFSSQLYYQIGDFDTAIIYKYRSEYFQPYTSNGTRLRYVDAVGVWEMRASYKINEHFRVKAEAINLFSAPKSQDFFVEDNLGEVNDYGPRLFLGMSFKL; translated from the coding sequence ATGTCGTTAAAAATGGATCGAAGACATCAACATTCTACAAGCAACGCTGCTTGTAATCATTTTGCACTTTCACCTGCTGCTAAGTTAATTAGAGCAAGTTTACTTGCAGGTATGGCAGGTTCATTGTCATTTAATGCTTTTGCTCAGCAAGAAGCCCAAGAAAAAGTGACTGAAGTAGAACAAGATGTAGAAATCATCAGCGTTACGGGTACTCGTAGAACCATACAAGATCAAATTGCAATAAAACGTGAAGCAACAACCGTAGTAGATGGTTTATCTGCCGAAGATATTGGTGATTTACCTGCGCTCTCAATTGGTGAAGCACTTGAGTCTATCACCGGTGCTGCATCACACCGTGAAAACGGCGGTGCTACCGAAATTACTATTCGTGGTTTAGGCCCATTTTTAAGTGCAACCCATATTAATGGTCGTGAAGCGACCAATGGTAGTGGTGACCGCTCTGTTAACTTTTCACAGTTTCCATCAGAACTTGTAAAAAAAATCGCTATTTATAAAACCCAAGATGCGTCAATGATTGAAGGTGGTGTAGCGGGTGTAATTGCACTTGAAACAGTCAGTCCACTTGATTACGGTAAGCAGCGAGTTCAGGGTGAGGTTAAATTAAACTACAATCCTGATGAAAGTAATGTAGAAAACTCATTACAAAGTGACACTGGTTACCGTGGTACGTTTAGTTATGTTGATCAATTTGAGTTTGATAATGGCCAAGCGGTAGGGGTGTCTTTTGGTGTTCAGCGCCAAGATATTAGCCAACCAGAGGCCGAATACAGAAGTTCAAGCCCGTCGGGCTCCTCGCTTTGGGCATGTTTAAATGACCCAACAAATACGAATGAAGGGTTTTACAGAAGTAGCGCTGGGGACTGTGAAGACCAAGTAAGTGGCAGTAACAATCAAGGTTATCAAACAGCAATAGACCCAGAAACTGGTAAAGCCGAAAGTGATGGCACACCATACGCTTGGACAGGCAGTAGCCGCAGTTATCGTCAAAATGAAACTTCAGACGAGCGCGACGCTATATTTTTAGCAATGCAATACCAACCGTCATCTGAGTGGGATATTAACTTTGATGCACAAATTTCTGACAGAACCCAAAAAGAAGCACGCCACGATTTAATTTTTTTACAAAAACGTGCAACGCCAGGCTTAACAGGTCCAACGCTTGTTACTAACGATGTAGGCGGTATTTTACATTGGGAAGGTGAAGAACGTATTGAATCAGCCGGTGAGCAATTTTCTCGTGAAGAAAACTACCAGGGCTATGGTATTAATATTGAGCACACATTAACCGATCGACTCACTGTAAGTCTTGACTTAGCGTATTCAAAAACTGAGCGTGAAGAGCTGCAAATTTCTAACCGTGGTAGAACCGCAGACCGTAATTTGTTTAGCTGGGATATGGGCGATGAAATTCCTCATTTCACGTTAACCGATTTTGATGTTACAGATATTTCTAACTTTACTGATAGCCTACGTACGCGTCTAGACCGCGAAAATGTCCGCGAAAATGAAATTAAGTCGGCGCGTATCGATTTTAACTACGCGTTAGAGGGCGATATATTTACCAGTATTGAAGGGGGGATTAGAGCCTCTGAATTAAGCTTTATTCAGTTTGGTGGCAGCCAAGGTAATGGTTCTCGTAATGAATACACCATAGGAGATGATTCAGCATTGGAGATACTCCAAGGTTGTCAAATTGACTTCCCAGAATCTGACTTTTTATCTAGCGTATCTGATGGCGATTTAATAACCAACATAGACAGTAGCGGTAATGTAATAAGCTCAGGAACAGGTTCTTCGTGGGCGACATACGATAACGTGTGCTTTTCTCAAGCTGTAGCAGCTACCGACGCTGATTATACAGGTGAATTTGGTTACCCAGATGTTGAGTACGAAAATGCCGGTACCATTGACGTGACAGAAAAAACCACGTCTGTTTACTTAATGGCAAATTACGATACAGAAATGTTTGGCAAATTTATTCGTGGTAATGTTGGCTTACGTATTGTTGATACAGATATAACTTCGGTAGGCTTTAGAACAAATTACACCGTTGATGTGGATGAAACCACAGGCGCCGTAACTCTTGATGTAGGGGATTCACTTGAAAGAACTCAAAGCGGTGGTGGTTATACCAAATATCTACCAAGCTTTAACTTAGTCGTTGACTACAGTGAAGATATTTTACTTCGTGCAGGTATATACCGAGGTATGTCACGTGCTGATCCATCTGATTTAGGTTTTGATCGTGACTTTGTTACTGACGATCAATCTGTTGCATTATCGCTTTCGGACTTATTAACTGTGGATGGTTCAGGTAACCCTGATACTCAACCACTAATGTCATGGAACTACGATTTAGCCTTTGAATGGTACCCTAATGAGGACTCTATTTTAGCGTTAAGCCTATATTACAAACAGTTCCAAGGTGGCTTCCAGCAACAAACTGTGATTGAAGACTATGTAGTTGGTGGTGAAACAGTATCACTACCAGTGACAAATTCGGTAACAACCGATGACGATAGCGAAATTTTAGGTTTAGAAGCTTCGTTCTCGTACCGCTGGGATAATGGCATTGGTGTAAAATTTGGCTATAACTTTGCCGATACTGACTTTGAGTTTGAAGATAGCTTATACGGCGATACATACGTTACTGACCTAGATGGCAATACTACTCAATTAACGGCTGGTATTATTGAGCCAGGTTCGGTACCTGGCTTCTCAGAGCATGTATTTAGTAGCCAACTGTATTACCAAATTGGTGACTTTGATACGGCCATTATTTACAAATACCGTAGTGAATACTTCCAGCCGTATACAAGCAATGGCACACGCTTACGCTATGTTGATGCTGTAGGTGTATGGGAAATGCGTGCATCGTATAAAATTAACGAGCACTTTAGAGTTAAGGCTGAAGCTATTAACTTGTTTAGCGCACCTAAATCACAAGATTTCTTTGTGGAAGATAACCTAGGTGAAGTAAACGATTACGGCCCACGTTTATTCTTAGGAATGAGCTTTAAGCTATAA
- a CDS encoding SDR family oxidoreductase has translation MSATNPFGPSGWTPDQLSSLVGKCYLITGANTGAGFEATRLLLAKGAKVVMLNRNPLKSDEAIAKLKQEFGDSTDVSFIKMDLAELASVRHAANEVLHTVQHIDALICNGAIAQVATQQFTKDGFESQLGVNHYGHFLLCGLLFNKIEQSNGRIVVVASEGYKMGLKTIQFDDMNWNKNYHPNKTYCHSKLAQMMFAYELQSKIAAANKNVQVFVCHPGAANTSLIGDNVNFATRFTWSLIVKMGLAQSAEQGAYPEVMCATEHNLKQRAYYGPSGRWNWSGPVGECTLESFALEQPVLSKLWAVTEQQVAFKWSI, from the coding sequence ATGAGCGCAACTAACCCATTTGGCCCTTCTGGCTGGACTCCCGACCAACTCAGTTCTTTAGTCGGTAAATGCTATTTAATAACGGGAGCAAATACAGGCGCAGGCTTTGAAGCAACCCGACTATTACTCGCTAAAGGCGCAAAAGTAGTTATGCTCAATCGAAACCCTTTAAAATCAGATGAAGCTATAGCTAAGTTAAAACAGGAATTTGGCGATAGTACTGACGTGAGTTTTATAAAAATGGACTTAGCAGAGCTTGCCTCAGTGCGCCATGCAGCCAACGAGGTATTACACACTGTGCAACACATAGATGCACTTATTTGTAACGGTGCTATTGCGCAGGTCGCGACTCAGCAATTTACTAAAGACGGCTTTGAAAGTCAGTTAGGGGTTAACCACTATGGGCACTTTTTACTGTGTGGTTTACTTTTTAACAAAATAGAGCAATCAAACGGACGTATTGTTGTGGTTGCCAGTGAAGGTTACAAAATGGGGCTTAAAACGATTCAATTTGATGACATGAATTGGAATAAAAACTACCACCCAAACAAAACCTACTGCCACAGTAAACTTGCCCAAATGATGTTTGCCTATGAACTGCAAAGTAAAATAGCCGCCGCAAATAAAAATGTGCAAGTGTTTGTATGTCACCCAGGTGCCGCTAATACCTCTCTTATTGGCGATAATGTTAACTTTGCAACCCGATTTACCTGGTCACTAATAGTCAAAATGGGCTTAGCGCAATCGGCAGAGCAAGGTGCATACCCTGAGGTTATGTGTGCCACCGAGCATAACCTAAAACAGCGCGCTTATTATGGGCCATCAGGCAGGTGGAATTGGAGCGGCCCTGTAGGTGAATGCACCCTTGAATCATTTGCTTTAGAGCAGCCTGTGCTAAGCAAACTATGGGCAGTTACTGAGCAGCAAGTCGCTTTTAAATGGTCAATATAG
- a CDS encoding alpha/beta fold hydrolase — protein sequence MVNIVSQIECVCRGKRNKNIFASHLILLLLLTGCKSTDSGPVQYKANDELVVLAHGLGRSDWAMRYFAQQLKRARYKVCSLDYASIGQSVKAVLLQTNKQINACISNANKIHFVGHSLGGLIIRAYLQNNSVVLNSNKLGNVVLIGTPNKGSELANHLNGSWLLHIAGGVSQALVTGDNSLGNTIDELDINVGVIAGTKASPLTQSYFNSENDGLVSVESTKLNNMRDFITLDVSHTGMRYNQQVMQHTLNFLQTGAFLSPTRRTNTLY from the coding sequence ATGGTCAATATAGTGTCGCAAATAGAGTGCGTATGCAGGGGGAAACGTAATAAAAATATATTCGCAAGCCACTTAATACTTCTGCTTTTACTAACGGGCTGTAAAAGTACCGATAGTGGCCCTGTACAGTACAAAGCCAATGATGAGCTAGTTGTACTTGCCCATGGCTTAGGTAGAAGCGATTGGGCAATGCGTTACTTTGCCCAACAGCTTAAGCGTGCTCGTTATAAAGTATGTAGCTTAGATTACGCCTCTATAGGGCAAAGCGTTAAAGCCGTGCTTTTACAAACTAATAAACAAATAAACGCCTGTATTTCTAATGCGAATAAAATACATTTTGTCGGCCATTCCCTAGGAGGCTTAATTATTAGAGCCTACTTGCAAAATAACAGCGTGGTTTTAAACAGCAATAAGCTAGGAAATGTTGTGTTAATTGGCACACCCAACAAAGGCAGCGAATTAGCTAATCATTTAAATGGTTCATGGTTATTGCATATAGCCGGCGGTGTAAGCCAAGCTCTCGTTACTGGTGATAACAGCCTAGGCAACACGATAGATGAGCTGGACATTAATGTAGGTGTAATAGCCGGTACTAAAGCATCCCCTCTTACACAAAGTTACTTTAACAGTGAAAACGATGGTTTGGTGTCTGTGGAATCAACCAAGCTTAATAATATGCGTGATTTTATTACCCTTGATGTTAGCCACACGGGAATGCGCTACAACCAACAAGTAATGCAACACACACTCAATTTTTTGCAAACTGGTGCATTTTTATCCCCTACACGAAGAACCAATACCCTTTATTAA
- a CDS encoding RNA polymerase sigma factor has product MNTNKKALFAQTMEQHKGIIYKVVNSYCQNQHDRQDLAQEILTTMWLAYENYNKDYKFSTWMYRIALNVAISYYRKDSKREDKANANEQCIVHIADYSAQDDRSEDVKQLYEFIAKLDKLNKAIVLLYLEGESHQSIAKSLGISKTNVATRIGRIKETLKNQFEKQGA; this is encoded by the coding sequence ATGAACACCAATAAAAAAGCACTGTTTGCTCAAACAATGGAGCAGCATAAAGGCATTATTTATAAAGTTGTAAACTCGTACTGTCAAAACCAACACGACAGGCAAGACCTAGCGCAAGAAATACTCACGACTATGTGGCTGGCTTATGAGAACTACAACAAAGACTATAAGTTTTCTACGTGGATGTACCGAATAGCATTAAATGTGGCAATTTCCTATTACCGCAAAGACAGTAAACGAGAAGATAAAGCCAATGCAAATGAGCAGTGCATAGTGCATATAGCGGATTATTCAGCACAAGACGATAGAAGCGAAGATGTTAAGCAATTATATGAATTTATAGCAAAGCTCGATAAGTTAAATAAAGCCATAGTATTGCTGTATTTAGAAGGTGAATCCCATCAAAGCATTGCGAAGAGTTTAGGCATAAGTAAAACCAATGTCGCTACGCGAATAGGCAGAATTAAAGAAACACTAAAAAATCAATTTGAAAAACAGGGGGCTTAA
- a CDS encoding TonB-dependent receptor, protein MNHKLSKITLAVISATALNLSMSTHAQEAKPIAEDDVEIIEVSGIRQSLTNALAEKRSADSLVEIIQSEDIGKLPDQNLAEVLENVTGIQITRQAGVGTGVQIRGTDANRTEINGVSTVGSGSGRSGISFEDVSASIISSLEVIKSPEAKTIEGSVGGTINLKTIRPLHLGEQLATIRVQGESSSLSTDSGLQPRFSGTFADNWESDYGKFGVLLSGSYAEQDVTAFRPRADRDNIITADSGVASAQSFDFLPIQFFVQDYDNYEYETKNFVGTIEWAPNDNTKFYFDAVVNDQERRQESSRVQASGVSALNDISVPDEFETVNLGSLGGTNLGSIQAALRGVIPVNLENDDDDPNLRFSSDTNSRVTDSNIFRLGGEWQGDKWFVSAEIASSSSDTTTPSFNTTLNFINPNAPLDAGGGNDNSVPFEYDLSGGALAFGIAEGAEYAPTVEQLLDPANVVLRDVNIGQDTVENSEDAFRIDSTYYTDSIVTSIDFGYRYSKSQSKQNEITSSVGLRTMADSPTGDLFADLLVAGPDNFNEADGRSLYIADFLLIDPELVASDPDAVLATLQNAMTAHGSSKTLNAPTSSSSGFFDIEEITHALYAQANFEYEMVRGNIGVRYIQTDVESTGNSVTEDGSGNELVTRITNKSDYDFILPRLNLVADVSEDVLVRFGVGKDIRRPDYNDLSTSITYSTSPNDEVEFGNPALKPEEVLSYDLSAEWYFDEASVISVGIFHKTRKDLHVNQLTSPVEDPVTGYRDLTDPCEGGGIFNPIADINVFGPENGRGVCVGTETKVNDSGETTQKGIEFAFQYDLSGFEEDLGWASGFGVLANYTIQEFSGGETENTATSRASSVFAATTGTPGIEVSEIQGLLNLSENAYNITLYYEKFGLSARMRYTWREGYRSNDFGSTSSFPWGFPVVQEDRGQLNASISYDVNEQLNIGLEAVNITESEISQSCVNESALLCFQGLTDRRITLGASYRF, encoded by the coding sequence ATGAATCACAAGTTATCAAAAATTACGCTAGCAGTTATATCTGCCACAGCATTAAATCTTTCTATGTCAACACACGCACAGGAAGCCAAGCCGATAGCAGAAGATGATGTAGAAATCATCGAGGTATCTGGTATTCGTCAATCACTCACTAATGCTCTGGCTGAAAAGCGCTCTGCAGATAGCCTAGTTGAAATTATTCAGTCAGAAGATATTGGTAAACTGCCAGATCAAAACCTCGCTGAAGTACTAGAAAACGTAACGGGTATCCAAATTACCCGTCAAGCGGGTGTAGGTACCGGTGTACAAATACGTGGTACAGATGCTAACCGTACTGAAATTAACGGTGTATCAACGGTAGGCTCAGGCTCTGGACGAAGTGGTATTAGCTTTGAAGATGTTTCAGCGTCAATTATTTCAAGCTTAGAGGTAATAAAATCGCCTGAAGCGAAAACAATTGAGGGCTCTGTTGGTGGTACTATTAACCTTAAGACGATTCGCCCTTTGCACTTAGGTGAGCAGCTAGCAACAATAAGAGTACAGGGTGAAAGTAGCAGCTTAAGTACAGATAGCGGCTTACAACCTCGCTTTTCAGGTACCTTTGCAGATAACTGGGAAAGTGATTATGGTAAGTTTGGTGTACTACTTAGTGGAAGTTATGCTGAGCAAGACGTAACGGCGTTTCGCCCTCGTGCCGACAGAGACAATATTATTACTGCAGATAGCGGTGTAGCGAGTGCGCAGTCGTTTGACTTTTTACCTATTCAGTTTTTTGTACAAGATTACGATAACTACGAATACGAAACTAAAAACTTTGTAGGTACTATTGAATGGGCGCCAAACGATAACACAAAGTTTTACTTTGATGCTGTGGTTAACGATCAAGAGCGCCGTCAAGAAAGCTCTCGTGTACAAGCGTCTGGTGTAAGTGCACTGAACGATATTTCTGTGCCTGATGAATTTGAAACAGTAAACTTAGGCTCATTGGGGGGCACTAATCTAGGGTCAATTCAAGCGGCCTTGCGTGGTGTTATTCCTGTAAATTTAGAAAATGATGATGACGATCCTAACCTTCGTTTTTCAAGCGATACTAACTCGCGTGTCACCGACAGTAATATTTTTAGACTGGGTGGCGAATGGCAAGGTGATAAGTGGTTTGTAAGTGCAGAAATTGCATCTTCAAGTTCAGATACGACTACGCCAAGCTTTAATACAACGCTTAACTTTATTAACCCTAATGCACCATTAGATGCTGGTGGCGGTAATGATAACAGCGTGCCGTTTGAGTACGATTTATCAGGCGGAGCACTCGCTTTTGGTATTGCAGAAGGGGCAGAATACGCACCTACGGTTGAGCAATTACTAGACCCTGCAAATGTGGTGCTGCGCGATGTAAATATTGGTCAAGATACGGTTGAAAACTCTGAAGATGCGTTCCGTATTGATTCAACCTATTACACAGACTCAATTGTGACCTCTATTGATTTTGGTTACCGTTATAGTAAATCACAAAGCAAACAAAACGAAATTACATCAAGCGTTGGTCTAAGAACAATGGCAGATAGCCCAACCGGTGATTTATTCGCCGATTTATTAGTCGCTGGCCCAGATAACTTTAACGAAGCTGATGGTCGCTCGTTATACATTGCTGACTTTTTATTAATTGACCCTGAGCTAGTTGCATCAGACCCTGATGCGGTACTTGCAACATTACAAAACGCCATGACTGCGCATGGGTCAAGCAAAACATTAAATGCACCAACATCTAGCTCATCTGGTTTTTTTGATATAGAAGAAATCACCCATGCGTTATATGCACAAGCTAACTTTGAGTACGAAATGGTACGCGGTAATATCGGCGTACGTTACATTCAAACAGACGTTGAGTCTACGGGTAACTCAGTTACAGAAGATGGCAGTGGTAATGAGCTTGTGACTCGAATTACTAATAAATCTGACTATGACTTTATTTTACCTCGCTTAAACCTTGTCGCTGATGTATCGGAAGATGTACTTGTGCGCTTTGGTGTTGGTAAAGATATTCGTCGCCCTGATTATAACGACTTATCAACCTCTATTACTTACAGCACAAGCCCAAATGACGAAGTTGAATTTGGTAACCCTGCGTTAAAACCTGAAGAGGTGCTTTCGTATGACTTATCTGCCGAATGGTACTTTGATGAAGCGAGTGTTATCAGTGTGGGTATATTCCATAAAACCCGTAAAGATTTACATGTAAATCAGTTAACATCGCCAGTTGAAGACCCAGTAACTGGGTACCGCGATTTAACAGACCCATGTGAAGGCGGCGGTATATTTAACCCCATTGCAGATATAAACGTATTTGGCCCTGAGAATGGCCGTGGCGTATGTGTTGGTACAGAAACAAAAGTAAACGATAGTGGTGAAACAACCCAAAAAGGGATTGAGTTTGCTTTTCAATATGACTTATCGGGCTTTGAAGAAGACCTAGGATGGGCCTCTGGTTTTGGTGTGCTAGCTAACTACACAATTCAAGAGTTCTCAGGTGGTGAAACTGAAAATACCGCAACATCAAGAGCGAGTAGTGTATTTGCTGCAACTACAGGTACACCCGGTATTGAAGTGAGTGAAATTCAAGGTTTACTTAATCTTTCTGAAAATGCGTATAACATTACGCTCTACTACGAAAAATTTGGCCTGTCAGCTCGCATGCGTTACACGTGGCGTGAAGGGTATCGTTCAAATGACTTCGGTAGTACGTCTAGTTTCCCTTGGGGATTCCCTGTAGTACAAGAAGACCGTGGCCAGCTTAACGCAAGTATTAGCTACGATGTGAACGAGCAACTTAACATTGGCTTAGAGGCAGTAAATATTACTGAATCTGAAATTAGCCAATCATGTGTAAACGAAAGCGCATTATTGTGTTTCCAAGGTTTAACTGACCGTCGTATTACACTAGGTGCAAGTTACCGTTTTTAA